Proteins from a single region of Hyalangium ruber:
- a CDS encoding response regulator transcription factor, whose product MFVVDDDPSVLRSLSRMFELEGFAVESFAHPRQMLERGPGRRPGCVVMDLRMPELNGLELQAELRQAGWKHPIIFISGHGDVPAAVTAMKAGAVDFLLKPVGTAELLAAVGRALAWEQAARDSEQELETLRARFSSLTPREWQVCRGVSRGMLNKQIAAELGTAEQTVRLQRSRVMEKLAVDSVAELVRLVERLDTQP is encoded by the coding sequence GTGTTCGTCGTGGACGATGATCCCTCGGTGCTGCGCAGCCTCTCGCGCATGTTCGAGCTGGAGGGATTCGCGGTGGAGAGCTTCGCCCACCCGAGGCAGATGCTGGAGCGTGGGCCCGGGCGTCGCCCGGGGTGCGTGGTCATGGACCTGCGCATGCCCGAGTTGAACGGGCTGGAGCTTCAGGCGGAGCTGCGGCAGGCGGGGTGGAAGCATCCCATCATCTTCATCAGTGGCCACGGAGACGTACCGGCGGCGGTGACGGCCATGAAGGCCGGAGCCGTGGACTTCCTCCTCAAGCCTGTCGGCACTGCGGAGCTGCTGGCGGCGGTGGGGCGCGCGCTGGCGTGGGAGCAGGCGGCGAGGGACTCCGAGCAAGAACTCGAGACGCTTCGAGCCCGCTTCTCCTCGCTGACACCTCGCGAGTGGCAGGTCTGCCGAGGGGTGTCGCGGGGAATGCTCAACAAGCAGATCGCCGCCGAGCTGGGCACGGCCGAGCAGACCGTACGCCTGCAGCGCAGCCGCGTCATGGAGAAGCTGGCGGTGGATTCCGTCGCGGAGCTTGTGCGCTTGGTGGAGCGCCTGGACACACAGCCCTGA